The window ataatttaataagtCCATACTTGACGTAAATTATTCTATATCAGTACTTTTAGAATTGTGTGTTTGAAACTTGTGATGTTGAACAGGACTGGCTATTAAGGATATTAATACTATTGAAATTGAAAGTAGTGGATGGGAaagcatatagtgtatatgcgtAAAACGAGTCTGTGTGAGGAAAATGCATGtgagacatttttattttatgtatgaaAGGTAATCCTGAACAGCAGTAGTGACCTAAACCTGAAGCACCTCATATAAGATCTCATCGCTCTGACATTTTCCCAGGTATGGAACAACACGTGCTTGTGCAAGGACAGGACCCCCCCTATACCATCTGTTATAGACTGCTACAGTAATCTTCACAGTAATATATCACTTgggagagctgtgtgtgtgcgcgtgtgtgcatttgtgtgcacATTACTGATAAATTTGGCAGACATACGCTGCTGGAATTCTGCTTTCGACTGAAAGTGATTAGAAGCTGGCTTTGTTTTGGAGATTAAGATTCatttgtgcttgtgtgtatgGAAGTCTGTTTTTAGGAATTTGATCCGCAACGTTTCAGAATTACAGACAGCTACCCACAAAGTCGatagtacattttttttttttacgttttgCCATAATAAATCATTCTCACAGCCACGCACACGCATACACAATCAGGTTTAATTTGATACGGTAGATTACACTAATGCCTGCAGGACCAACATTGTCTCAGTGACCGAGTTCAGCAGTGGGTCATGAGGATTAGCCGAAGAGTCAAAGGCGAGAGACTACATCTACTGAGCTTCCAAACACAAGATTTTCccatatatacagtaaaatCAGTTTCATTTTGGGGGCAGTGAGCATAAGactaataatataaagaaaatgttGTGTTTGAACTGGGAAATAGCAATAGCTAGCAAAACATGATTAAACCCTGTGTTATTATGGGTCTCTGAAGTtcacttctgtgtgtgtgtgtgtgtgtgtgtgtgtgtgtgtgtgtgtgtgtgtgtgtgttatgcatCATGCAGTAAGATGGTAAAGGATGGCCCAATATCAGTGGCAATGTACCTGTcctttttcatatttgtttacCATTgtgatttaaagcaacattatgtagcatgtaTACCTTAAAGAAGCAGCACACTGCCTACAGCACTATGTAAGAACaagtttgtgtaaaatcctgtaatctTGCTCTGCTACATCAGTCAGCATGCTCTTTTCACTTTCAGTGCTGGTTCTGCCTTCACTGTAGGGATGTATAATTAAATTACAATCTGTAGAGGGATCCCAATAGCAAAAAATAATTGCtgctttaaacacacaaagAAGATTTATGATAGACAGGGCTTGCCCAAAACATATCTCACTGTCCATTTAAGCACTGATTACTGAGCACTGACTCTAATTAACTTTTAGGTTTGGTTGCATTATATGGAGAGGGCAGATTTTTACACCTTTTCACAATTGCATACTTGATACCCTGCACACCAAACCTTTGTGTTAATTTTAACACCTCTATCAAGaaataacagtaatagtaacaataataatagaacTAGACagagttttctgttttttaatttaAGTTTTCTTCCTAGACCTGTCTTAACATAATGAAATACTTTGAAGCTTATTCAGGTCCtttttaatgtatgtatatgtatgtatgtttgtgtgtgtgaccctGTACAAAGCAGTGGTTTTCTTTCTCCTATGTTTGTCAGTTTTCATTGCACACCGGTCAGGAAAAAGTGACTTCCTTTTAGATTTAATTTTGTTAAATGTATTTGATTTACTGGATTGAGATGTGTACCTGTCAATGTACGTTTTGCATAAGTAACATATATGCAGGGGATGTGCATATATATGCGTATGTGCACAAGCCCTAGTGAGCAAGGAAAGTGCAACAGTGtcagaaaaaggaggaaaaaaggggaacacatcctcctctggccaacAATAGTTAGCAAACCAATACCACAACAATAGCAATACGAAAAGACAAATGATTATACAATAATCACTaatgaaattcactttttcagAGCAGTTGCTTAGAAAATAAGCATCTTGTAACTTGTTTCTTTTGTTATGCACGTTCAGTCTCTCTTCATTTTCAATCAAGAAATTTGTTAAACCCACAGTAACAATAAATGTGAGCAAATTCTGCTTCATAATCCACATCAGTTCTCATCATCCATGCCTGTTTAGTTGCCTATTATTGCCTGCAAATGACTACCACTTAGGAGAGCTTTCAGCTTTTTCATGATTTTCATAATCTAAGGCGAGACTGAGTTCTAAGTTCTTATCTCTTGCTATGTCAAAGCTTTAAGgatgtgctgtttttttcttaCTACTTTAAGTCTCTGGGGAGGATTATTGCCCCCTTCAGCACACACAAGAAGATTAATTGCCCCCTCTTTTCCCCCACAGTGTCCTTCGCTCACTAGTAAACTCCCTGCCATTGGCTGAAGCAGAGAAAGGGCAGTGACTTTAAAATCTATTGGTAGGGTGTTAGCACTGTAGATTATATTAGAAGCTTCCACAGACCTTCATGGTCTGCACACCCTGTATTATAAAACTCTTTCAGTTTATATGGATaccattgtgtgtgttttgttagttCATGTgggaaacacacaaacatttgacattcATAATACACCTTTTGTCACCCTTATGCTTTGGGAAGTTATGACAGTGGGGGAAGCTGTGAGTTACCGGTGGTCCCGAGGAGTTAAAGTGGTTAAGGGGCTTGTGATGGTGAGGGTATGCTGTAAGACCACTGCTCCTGTGCCAATCTGGAACTTCTCCAGTCCTGTGGGGGCAGTGCTGCTCCCTGACCTCTTTAGAACTGTGCTCATTGTGCATTCATGGGTTTGCTGAGGTTGCATTCTTCCCTCAGAAAAAGGTGGTGGAGCAATTGAGGAGAGATTTGCTAGTGAAGCAGGAGTCAGCAGAGATCAGGCTCCAGACGCAAACACAGCTCCCCCTGCAGGCTGAAGGGAAGACTACCACGCTGGTCTCCAGTCAGAGCCAGAGCCTTCCTCCACCTCATCTCAGTGCTCCACAGGTAACATCTCTTCTCTCCCTTTTAAATAGGGTCATGCTTTAGACTTTTCTTTCATTTGTAGCTGCTTGTTTTACTTCTGATCATGAGTGTTACGGCTACTACATGGCTACACTGATATACTTTGATGATATCACTGACAGACAGGTTTTCTGATGTTATGTAGTTGTGTTCTGTTGTACTTAAACTTAAAATGTTCACCTTTGCTGTATGGGAATTTGGAGACTAGAGTCTTTATTAGTCAGTTAGTAGGCCTGCATGATAGGGTGACGTGATCACATCTGAGATAGCTGATGTGACCTGACCTGAATGTTTTAATAGCAATGATTGCCAAGTTGGCACATAACTACATTTTAAGCAATGTGTACTGTGTAACagaatattacatattacattcaTATAGCATTTTAATGTTACTGGTATTGCAATAGTATTTgccattatttacattattattcattGGAAAAAGTTTTTTATTGCATCAGTGCTTGAGAATCATGCCACACATTTAGCATGTCTCTTACTTTatctctccatcactctctAGAATTCAGTGAGTGTGACTCCAGTCATTGCCACTAAGACACTACCTCTGGTGCTGAGGGCTGCCACGCCCACCACACCCATTGCCATGATGCCAACCCCAACCATCGCCATGGTTACAACCCTCACCAACACGCCCCTTCCCAGCCTTCCAAACTCAGACCCTCAGAGTTCGCCAATCAGCCTCCAAATGTCCAGCAAGCCATCAAATCAGGGAACAGAGCCTGTGCGGATAGTTCCCAAAAGCACCATTGTTGTAAGTGAACGTTACATTTTGTCTCCTGTAAGCCAACAACAGTTCAGGGTGCACAACATTTGAATCTCGTCACTTTAAAATGTAATGGTGAATctgtaaatatttgtttttctgttctgtgttttaTAGACGCATATTTGAAACATAGAATGTTATTTAGACTTCATGGATACCGGAAGGTGTCGCTAGAATATTGAACAGAAGTTTAGAAATTTGCACATGATCTAGTTGTCTCATTTACCGGGTGCCATCCCATGACACATGTTTAAACCGAGGGATGTCTAGAGGTGTTCATTgttctctcagttctctctctttttatcacTTTGAGTAAATGGCCAGTCTTGTCACAGGTTCAGGCCGCCACTCAGCCAATCAAAGTTCCTCAGTTTGTCCCgcccaacagacagacagctcgACCAGCCTCTCTACCGCAGGTTTGTTCCCGTGGAAACCTCTCAGACCCCGCCCTCCCTGACTGGCGTGTAGAGAGAGTCTGTCGCTGCTGTGACTGTGAATGTTTGTGGCTTTCTTGCTCAGAACTGCTGGACTTGAAGCTTTGCTGTTTCTGCATGGACCCTTTTCATGTTAGTAAAGAAAGGTGCATCATCTTTACTGACCTTAGTTTGGTCCTTTGTTAAGATGATTAGGAAGATGATTCTAATTTCCTTACTGCTGCACAGTGTAAAAAGCTGACGTTAAAGCATCACCGAAAGTACTCAATATTGACTTTTCAGCTTGAGACAGGGGTAGCTAAGGAATAGTAAATAGCCATTTGAATTAGACTGGAAGTCTACCCCTTGTATTTCTAATAACCCAGATTTCCATGCATGTGAAAAAGGTCCATAGTGCAGTGACTTTGCTATAGGCCATTGACCTATACCCACCCTGGGTGTCTTTATTCCCGGCTGCCTCTGTTTCCTTTAGTGCAGACCCTCAAACCTAATCTTTAATCCCTTATGTCCTGCATTGTCTGTTTCTCTGAATTTAACACAAACTTAAAATGCAACCTTGATCCTTTAATGCACCTTTTTCCTACAGGTCTGGGAGTGTCATGACACCTGTGTATTGGTGGAACACATTAGTTTAGATGCAGAATGGTTTGCATGAGTGTCTCAGTGATGGCTTTGTAATAGTCTCAGAAGTGACTAAATTGTGTTTTTGAATTTTGTATATATTCAAGGTTTGGAcgcccctggtcaaattacatgttttgtacacacatacagtaattATATAAATCAGAAAAAAGTACAGATTGTTAACATACTTTTCTCATTTTAATGCACAGTTATTGtatatttgtttagtttagaaTTACATTTCATTGTTATTTCCAGTAATATAAAAATGTGCTCCAGATGTGCagtttgtttcctgtagaggatttgtaCTTCTCTAATTTCTGTATAAACAAATAAGTAATTTAAACAGGTGTCTTCAAATGCTTGCGTACTTCATGCTTCAGTGGAGCTTTGGGTTGTCTTTGTATATTGCAAGTTACAAGGTGTGCTTTGGTGGCTAATTAGGTTTCTGAGACAAGAGTTGTTTCATATTGCATATAAGCTAGGTTTATAGGAGGGGACCCCTACTTCTATAATGGCTGCCAACAATGCAGaaacaaatattatataataatatattatcttgaaCATATATGCATGAATACATGAATATGAATATCATGTATCTTAAATGTTTTTTCAGGTTCTATGGATAGATGTTTTaatatctaaataaaaataataatgaaattaagAACAGAAATGGATTGAGCTTATATAGTCCTCTTGTACCCTTTATGCAATGTGTTCCCTTTTATACATAATTTATACAGAAGTCAGAAATTGGTTTAAACAACAAACATCGTcctaatatttattaataacacatTTAAACTGGAAATCATTGTTAATGGATcaagattatttttttatactccATTTCTTAGTTGCACATTGAGGGACctgttcatttttaatataaacaAAACGCACCACTTGCTGTTGATTTTCTATGAAAACTACTTATTGCCGTACAGTAAACACCAGGGCATGGCAACACATCTAAACAATGCTTTGTCCCCTAAAGTTCACCAGAGTTCAGCATGTGCTAGGCAATAGGAAGCGGTGTGGGACAGGGTTCAGTCAGTCAGAAATTTCACCTCTGCGTGGCTTATGGTTTGCTTtactttttcatttgttttcagTGCAAGAACAAATACACTTCTTTATCTCCTACAAACATGTACTCATCAGTAGTGGATTGCTAAGTAGGAGGCTCTATGATTCAGAATGACAGTAGGTCCTGAACAGCTAAAGCATGTATAGTTCGTTCATTGCCTCAGAAACATAGTTAGTAATACATGCTTATACATTAATGGCCAAATGAGTGCACTGTAATAATATTGTAAGTAATAAGTAAACAAAGATCAGtgttcagtgatgttgaggccTGTCTCATTAAGGGACTATGTATCCAATTCATCCACAAATGTTGGCTGTTTACCCAGAGAAGCTTATGGGAAAGCTTTGTCTCCTGGCCATAAGTGGCCCTGATCCTGTGGCACTTGGTGTGCCAGATGCCAGCACCCTTACTGAGCTACTCACTTAGAATACCTGGGTTATGCCAGACCACACGACTACCACTCAAATGTTTGAGTAATAATGCTTGAAACCAGTTTTTTGTTTAAATTACTTGGGCtttaaaatgtagaaatgtcTGTAGTATGTAGTAACTTTCAGTTTAAAACTCCATATTTAACTGAAAATAATAACCCCGCAAAATCCAATGAAAAAGTCATTCCAGTCAGGAGAATGTAAACCAGTTAAAAGGCTAGATATGGAACTTCTACTGAAAAATGTGAGGCTGTTTTGAAGAATGTATGTAGAGGCAGCTCACACTTCTTGTTGCTTATTTTGCTATTTTTCTTTTGCTGATTACAGAAAGAACCTAGTTTTCAGCAAAAGTGCTCAAACTGACTGGTGGATGTGGTATATGATGCTTATTTTTGAAAAGGGCAGACATACATTCAGTGCATCTtcaaattatttgtattatgCAAGTGCTCTTGAGATCAGATATTCCTCTGTCATATTCCTGCCAAGTTAGTGTTGTGtataattgttttattattatttattttttatttgcagcACAATTTATATTCATAGTGCTCATATATTTTctgcatggacaaaattgttttCTATGTGCTAAATGTAGCACCTCAAGCCCTAAATGTGGTGCCTAATAGTAGATGTACcagtctgtgtttttttttttttttggttttttttttctttcttaatctttttcttttgtttgtctgtctgtccttttCTTCATTCCATGTTGTAAGCAGGTAATGCCCAAACCTCCTGCCTCTGTAACTTCAGCGGCCTTGCAACCAATCCTGGCCTCCCCTCAGTCCTTACAGCAGCCTGTGCTCCTGGCTGCTAAACTGAGCTCTGCTTTGCTGCCCTCCTCCGGACCAGTACATCAGTTGCATATCTTCAGCCCCCAGCCAAGTCCTGCCATCACTCAGCCCTGCTCCAACAGTGCCCAGCCTGTCCCAACCATCACTCAGACCACAATCAACCAACCCTGCCTAAGCAATGTCCAGCCTAGCCCTAACATCATCCAGTCTTGTCCCAGCATCACCATGACACTTAACACCAACATAAGCCAGTTCAATACAAGCAGCACACTTCACAATACTACACAGCTTCCTAGCATCCTCATCTCCTCCCAGCCCAGCCAGTCCCAAGCTGCCTCCTCGAACCTATCCAGCTCTAACGCTACCAGCACAGATATACATAATGGAGCTCGGAGCAGCAAACCCTGCCCTGACGCCCTGGTAAGTGCATCACAGAGAACAAACTCTACTGAGTAAGATGTACAGCATGCTCAAAATTACAGTGAGAAAAATTCAGCATACAGCGACATTTGGCTGTTTAATGGGAAACACAATTCCTTGCCTTCAGACGTAACATAATTTAATTAGCGTTGGAGCTAAAAGATGCAGGCACAATGTTATGTAATCTGACACTCAGATAGTGGTGGTGCATAAATAGGTTCAATAGTGCTGTTGGTTATACTGATATTGCTGTTTGGTTAGATTTGctgatgtgttttgttttttttcccagacACTTGTAGCAGTGGACGGGGTAGAGCCAAAGACATCATCTAAAAGCCCAACACCTTGTCCAGCTACACTGCAGTCACCTGCCCCTACCTCCTCAGTCTCAGCCACCCACAGTCAAACAAACACATCTTCCCCTGCAACCTCACGCACACCTACACCAAAACGCCAAGAAAACCCACTGGTGAGTTAGATTATTTTCTGTAAGGGCCGTAACTAATGATTATTACCATAACCAATTAATCAGTCCATAATGATTTCCTGTACTAAGCAAAATTACATTGTCAAGTCAGCTGACTGATAAGATTCATTGTGAAGTTTTCTATTATCACATCATTGGCTTAATCAATTTATGATTGTCTAAACAGAATGTAATCACTCATTGTAAAAGGATAGTCAACAGTCACAGTGATAATTTGCTGTAGCCCTAGTTGCATTTGCAATGTATTActagtattaatattataaacCCTAACAAAATCTTTTGCAAGTTTCATATTCCAGTTCAGGGTGCTTGAATTCACAGTGTGATGTATGGTGTTCTTTTCTGGCCTCTACAGAAACTGGCCTTCATGGTGTCGCTAGGTCTTGTGACACATGACTATCTGGAGGGTGAGCTCTCTATATTTTTTGGTGTATTCAACAAATATGGTTTTTTAATAGTGTTTCAAGTGAAGTGTTTTGGCAATTGAATACGTTTAGTTTTTGCTGATCAATCTATAGGCCTTCCACATTTATATGTGGATATATTTACCCTCATATCCTCATTTTAATTTGATCAAAAGCCGTGCATACAGTCTTGTTTTAAGGAAAGGGGCTTTTGATCTATTTGCTAGAAGGGGGAAGCAAGAAAATTCTCCACATGCATCCGGCTAGGCCTTTTTCCCATTTAATATAATTGCTCTCTATTGCTAACTCTAGTCTAAGTGCAGCTGGTTCCGCTTAGTGTCACATAGTTGTTggtacagcctgtagtgtgtaaacCTTGAAAATCTGTCAAACAAAACTGGCTCACCATACTCCTCTATTAAGTAGAACGTGAAGACAGCTCACACAGCTGATTTAAATCATTGTTCAATATTTTATTGTCTATTGTACTTATTGTCTGTGCACattgtcttgtgttttgtctattgtccttgcactacTGTCCCATGTGCATTATCTATTACTGCACCAGagacttagcctaacagtgttttttttttgtattgtataaccctgtattagtataatgacaaagtTAAAGTGTCATTTGCACTCGCCATACAGACACCAATCAGCTTGAGCTTAAGTTTTATTCTGCGTTCATGAGTTTATGAATCTTTGCCCACCGGGTCCATAGCCTACCATGTACTGTATAACTCTCTGTACAACTACATGCACCAAATTATAATGTTAGTACCATGATGGTTCGCTACTAATACACATACTATTAAATCCCgactttttttttagattatttgtTTGTAGAAATCTGATCAAGTAAACAAAAATCTTGAATCTGATAATTCAGAATGAAAATTTGTATGTAAGTAGTAACttcaatgttttgttttttgttttttttaaacaaacaatctattatatgttatatgttgCTTTCATGTGCACAGAGATTCAGAGCAAACgtcaagagagaaagagacgaaCAACAGCAAACCCTGTGTACAGTGGAGCAGTTTTTGAGCCAGAGGTAATGCATGCATGCCCAAATAGACACACAGTTCCAATACAGTTACTGCTATGTAAACCCtatgcacatatatgcacatatcATGTGGACAATTCATTTAAAACCATTGCCTGGATGTATGTTACAGTGTAAGAAAAGCACAGTGGCATACCTGAATTCTGCAAACCAGGGCTGCAGAAAAAGAGGTGAGTATATTTGCGTGTACTTCTGCTTTTATGCGTCtcaaagtgtgtgtttgcatgaaCAAATAGATGTTATGTTGAATAAAGATGCACTACATGCACAGCATTGTGATACTAGTAAAATGGCTTTGCTTGTTGTTGTAGAAACAGTGATTAGAACCCATTCTGGCAAAATACTAGCAGCAAAATACTACGACTGTTCTGACGCTATGATGAGCTTTTGCCTCTAAACTCTAAACTGACTAAGCTTTCCTTGCTGCTTAACTCTTAACTCTGTGATTGCTGATGCCTCCACCCTGCAGGACTGCATTTGTtaatctgtctctctttgtcctCATaagcgcacacacatacacacaatctgTCTCATTGAATTACGTAATAGGCTTACAGGCGCTTTGCTGTTTAATGCCTCCGTACTGCAGGAGATACTAAGCAGACTGACTCCAGTGTGTTAAATGGGGAGTCAGAGAGGTAATGACTCTCTTGAGTGCTGGAATCTGACTGAGGGTACATTAGTGCAGAAATGGCATGTCTCTCACTTACATACAAATGCTCTGTTTCGTTGCTCTCAAAACTCCACTTTATAGCCTGCAAACCAAGGGATATTTCTGGCAGACCAAATTAGCACTAGGTTATTCTGTGCTTCAAACTATCAAATATGCATATGCATTTTCACATGCCTAGATTGTTTTAAAAGGAACAAAATCGCATTCAAGTCAACATTATGACAGTAACACTAGACATGTGTGTGCATGAACAAACCAGATTAAATTTAAATATGCCTTAGGCCAGAATACTCTAATCAAAAGACATCCCACACAGAAAGGTTATCTGTGAGCTTCTTTTTGTTCCAAAATTCATCAGCCTTATTTAGATGTTCTTTTAAAAACTTCTGTTGCTGAATTTTGTGGTTAAAATGTTTTCTTTcgattattttatatttattatcttTCATagatcatatttgtgcaggtgtcactgcacaTTCGAACAGTACATCACCACTCTCTGATAAATCTCTCTGAAGGTCATTTGCAGTCAAAGAGGGTTTTAATTAACCTTTCAAGTAGTTCTTTTAGAaagtttttgggtttttttagaGAGAAAACTTTATCAGAAATGCCCTTTTCGCTGCCCACAATAATTTGCTGTTGTCTTGTTACGTGGGCAACAGTTGTTGTGCTAAAAAGCAGCTTAGATGAGCCTGTGGCTGCTGATTGGCAGGACAAGGTTTGAGAAGTCTAAATATTTATAAAGATTATCACCTTGCCTTTCATTTCCTAAACAAGCTGTagtcctaacaagctaattcAGGACCAAAACAATGCACTGCTTATGCTTAGAATGCTTCATCTTTAACTGCATAACTTTTGGAGATCAATTCATTTTCTACttgtttacagtaaaagacaATTTGACTTGGGctgcagaaatgaatgaatgtgtttTGTCTTCTGTTTTAACCATTCTTGTTTGGGTCATCAGGTCCATGACAGTTTGAACAGTGACACAATTTTTGCCTCTGTACATTCTCAATTGAAATGAAGCAATCCTGGTGTGATTTAAAAGTTAGCATCTTAGCTTTAATTCAAATGGTTTAACACAAAAATGGACAGTTGAGGAATCACAATGCTAAAACTAATTGGGCAAAAGAACATATATTATTAACAGAAGGGTTATTTTAATACTTGGATGCAAATCTCTTGTATTTCATACCTGCCTTAAATCTGAAACCTATGGGCATCAACAAAagagatgctttgccaggctgTGTACAGTTTTGCTATGCTAGTCTGTGGGGCTTGTCTTTTAGTTTTGCCTCCAGTAAGTGGGTTAAGGTCAAGCGACTGACATTTAAGAATTTCTTTGCCCTAAGATGCTCTTGGGTTGTTTTCATGgtatgtgttgtggtgttatccAACTTAATCTGAGCAGAACTAATGGTTCTATACACTTATCATCCTGATATCTCTATCTCCAATCACAACCCAACAGATAGCAAAGCAAATCAACAATAGCATGGAGTGAAGAAATAACTAATATGCATatacattaataaacaaaaataaaaagtgattAGGGGCAATGAGGATTAGATCTATGATTGCTATGTTTATATAAACATGTAAGGAATTTAGTATAAATCGTTCAGGGGAATTTCTTTGGTTCTGCAAAAGGTTAAATGGCACAACTCCCCTATGGTCAGAGGCAGCTCAGTGACCGCAGGGGAGTTGGTCTGGATGGCAGGCAGCACGGACACCCAGTCAGCGTTAAGAAGCTAGAACACCTGGTTGTTTCACCTGTCCAAAGAATCTTGTTTTAGAACTGTGCAGGCTTTTTTAGATTTTCCATTAATACAGCTACCAAATGTAAATTCAACATTTGGAATCACTTCCAGACCATATATCGCCTTgatttgtcatgaaataataAGGGTACAAGCCACATTTGACTAGAAAATGTGCATAGCCAGCACCTCTTTTTCTGAACTGTCACCTATACAATGTCCCTGGGCATCCAGCACGATCTGAGGAAAGCGTTGTGTACCTGGCGATGATGCGTCtgctagcaaccatctagcgtTGCACTGGAATGTTGGAGAATGCAAGGCCAATTCTGCGCTCTCAGGGCCCCAGCTGacgatggctagcagcgtgaCCTGGATTCAAACTAccaatcctctggtcatagtgacagcgtcttattccgctggaccactctgggTTCTTGGGCTCAATACTGTAATGTTTGACACCGAACCGCACATTCAGTCAAGTTCagtctctgctgttttttttctagggatgcaccaatgaAGGAATTGTGGGTTGATTTCTTTATCAGTGCCTTAACATTTATAAGTAAATTCAGTAACTTGTAAAATATTTCACAAGGTATCCCAGCATCACCTAAACATTCTGCTACAAtgcaatgtatttattttggtcATATCTAATTATGTCTGATGGCTTTTTTCATGGAAATATTTTCCATTACTGTTATGCTTctggtatgtatatatatatatatatatatatatatatatatatatatatatatatatttgttttactCCCCT of the Salminus brasiliensis chromosome 25, fSalBra1.hap2, whole genome shotgun sequence genome contains:
- the phf21aa gene encoding PHD finger protein 21Aa isoform X5, producing MVFKTADVVKAEGGVGFGQKALMMELQSLQEALKVEIQIHQKLVAQMKQDPQNAELKLQLHDLQAKITALSERQKKVVEQLRRDLLVKQESAEIRLQTQTQLPLQAEGKTTTLVSSQSQSLPPPHLSAPQNSVSVTPVIATKTLPLVLRAATPTTPIAMMPTPTIAMVTTLTNTPLPSLPNSDPQSSPISLQMSSKPSNQGTEPVRIVPKSTIVVQAATQPIKVPQFVPPNRQTARPASLPQVMPKPPASVTSAALQPILASPQSLQQPVLLAAKLSSALLPSSGPVHQLHIFSPQPSPAITQPCSNSAQPVPTITQTTINQPCLSNVQPSPNIIQSCPSITMTLNTNISQFNTSSTLHNTTQLPSILISSQPSQSQAASSNLSSSNATSTDIHNGARSSKPCPDALTLVAVDGVEPKTSSKSPTPCPATLQSPAPTSSVSATHSQTNTSSPATSRTPTPKRQENPLKLAFMVSLGLVTHDYLEEIQSKRQERKRRTTANPVYSGAVFEPECKKSTVAYLNSANQGCRKRANEDSLSEILKKDEAIEWPGTLAIVHSYISYKAEREQEKQKLEKWSSELQQEREELQLRVKQLSDSITICMESRSGVLSRQREMEASIDKVKGLVRLIRGIQLPSLTQPELSSTVLANGDPGPASVQQPEVTLTCEVDQHPNIKSNMTDSILVVVSSASTDLSDTSTLKSSLNNSNATNINSSISSPGNTNLPTDMKNTSTSWCASGTNNSSVLSNTHNQNARLNGPLEPEDSNEESINKSADSDVNKNSIGDINKNSITDLRGNAETPLSAVMPMAEVIQGVE
- the phf21aa gene encoding PHD finger protein 21Aa isoform X6; the encoded protein is MVFKTADVVKAEGGVGFGQKALMMELQSLQEALKVEIQIHQKLVAQMKQDPQNAELKLQLHDLQAKITALSERQKKVVEQLRRDLLVKQESAEIRLQTQTQLPLQAEGKTTTLVSSQSQSLPPPHLSAPQNSVSVTPVIATKTLPLVLRAATPTTPIAMMPTPTIAMVTTLTNTPLPSLPNSDPQSSPISLQMSSKPSNQGTEPVRIVPKSTIVVMPKPPASVTSAALQPILASPQSLQQPVLLAAKLSSALLPSSGPVHQLHIFSPQPSPAITQPCSNSAQPVPTITQTTINQPCLSNVQPSPNIIQSCPSITMTLNTNISQFNTSSTLHNTTQLPSILISSQPSQSQAASSNLSSSNATSTDIHNGARSSKPCPDALTLVAVDGVEPKTSSKSPTPCPATLQSPAPTSSVSATHSQTNTSSPATSRTPTPKRQENPLKLAFMVSLGLVTHDYLEEIQSKRQERKRRTTANPVYSGAVFEPECKKSTVAYLNSANQGCRKRANEDSLSEILKKDEAIEWPGTLAIVHSYISYKAEREQEKQKLEKWSSELQQEREELQLRVKQLSDSITICMESRSGVLSRQREMEASIDKVKGLVRLIRGIQLPSLTQPELSSTVLANGDPGPASVQQPEVTLTCEVDQHPNIKSNMTDSILVVVSSASTDLSDTSTLKSSLNNSNATNINSSISSPGNTNLPTDMKNTSTSWCASGTNNSSVLSNTHNQNARLNGPLEPEDSNEESINKSADSDVNKNSIGDINKNSITDLRGNAETPLSAVMPMAEVIQGVE
- the phf21aa gene encoding PHD finger protein 21Aa isoform X4, producing MVFKTADVVKAEGGVGFGQKALMMELQSLQEALKVEIQIHQKLVAQMKQDPQNAELKLQLHDLQAKITALSERQKKVVEQLRRDLLVKQESAEIRLQTQTQLPLQAEGKTTTLVSSQSQSLPPPHLSAPQNSVSVTPVIATKTLPLVLRAATPTTPIAMMPTPTIAMVTTLTNTPLPSLPNSDPQSSPISLQMSSKPSNQGTEPVRIVPKSTIVVQAATQPIKVPQFVPPNRQTARPASLPQQVMPKPPASVTSAALQPILASPQSLQQPVLLAAKLSSALLPSSGPVHQLHIFSPQPSPAITQPCSNSAQPVPTITQTTINQPCLSNVQPSPNIIQSCPSITMTLNTNISQFNTSSTLHNTTQLPSILISSQPSQSQAASSNLSSSNATSTDIHNGARSSKPCPDALTLVAVDGVEPKTSSKSPTPCPATLQSPAPTSSVSATHSQTNTSSPATSRTPTPKRQENPLKLAFMVSLGLVTHDYLEEIQSKRQERKRRTTANPVYSGAVFEPECKKSTVAYLNSANQGCRKRANEDSLSEILKKDEAIEWPGTLAIVHSYISYKAEREQEKQKLEKWSSELQQEREELQLRVKQLSDSITICMESRSGVLSRQREMEASIDKVKGLVRLIRGIQLPSLTQPELSSTVLANGDPGPASVQQPEVTLTCEVDQHPNIKSNMTDSILVVVSSASTDLSDTSTLKSSLNNSNATNINSSISSPGNTNLPTDMKNTSTSWCASGTNNSSVLSNTHNQNARLNGPLEPEDSNEESINKSADSDVNKNSIGDINKNSITDLRGNAETPLSAVMPMAEVIQGVE